The Ensifer canadensis genomic sequence GTCACGCGGCCGATCAGCGCGATCCTGCTGTTGATCGCAGCCATGGTGCTGGTGGTGGTGTTCCTGCCGAGCGTCAAGGCCAAGCGCGAGGAGGTTTTCGTCGAGGAAGAATGATCGACGGGATGCGGCATTCTGCCCCTGCGCGGTTTGCCACATTGAGGTTTGTCAATAACGTCGCCTATCCCTGAGCCATCAGATTGGCACAGGGATAGGCAAACCGAATGAAGCCTTGCACGAGGATCAGAATGCAGCAGGTCATGCGCATGTTTTGCGCAATGGCCGTGCTGCTTCTCGGCTTCGCGCACCCGGCGCCCGCAGGGGCAACGGCGCTTTCCGCGACGGAGCGGGCACAGTTCGCGCTGCCCGACGGTTCCCTGCCCGACCTCTGCCTGCCCACAGCCGCCGACGACGACGGCAACGGCAAACAACTCTCCCACAGTCACTTCTGCGGCGCCTGCCGCGTCTTCTGGGCCCACTTGCCGGCACCTGCCGATGCTGCGCACTCGATCGCGCGCAAGAGTGAAAAAGTGCTGCCGCCGGAACAGCCGATTGCATCCGCGAGGTCACAGCTCCCGCCCAATGCCAGCCCACGCGGGCCGCCAGCATCGAGCTCCCACGCCTGAGCCCCTGTCACGACCGATCGTGACTGAACGCTGATGTCTCATCTCCGACGCGTCGCTCAGCGACGATGCCGACAAGATCGCAATACGGATCGCCACCATGCCCGATACGATCACTTTCGCGGAAACAACACTTCCGCCCCCGCCAACGGCGGCCTTTTCGACGACCAAGCTCTCCCCCAACCGGCAGCGACTGGTAGGGGAGCACGCCACTCTGCTCTTCCAGGGAGGGCGAAACCGCCAACTCTATCGCGTCGTCGACGGCTGTGTCGCGCTGTCGCAATTGCTCGACGACGGCCGTCGCCAGATCACCGACGTGCTCGGCCCGGGACGGCTCTTCGGCTTCACCCATGACGGCCGCAATATCGCCACTGCCGAAACGCTGACCTTCGCCCGGATAGAGACGCTCGCCGCCAGCCAGGTCGAAGACGGCGACCACGGGCCCGCTGTCGCCGCCGAACTTAAGGCGACGCTGCACCGGATGCAGGCACACGCAACTCTGCTCGGACGTAAGACAGCGACGGAGAAGGTTGCCACGGCGCTCATCGATCTTGCCGACCAGTTCGCATGGCGCGGTCGCGCCGGAAGCGCCGCCCGGTTCAGCTTCAACCTCTATCTCTCGCGTGCCGACCTGGCTGACTGGCTGGGCCTGACGGTCGAGACCGTCAGCCGCTGCCTCAACCGTTTCAAGCGCGATGGCCTGATCGACTTCAACCATCCGAAGACGGTGCGCATCCTCGACGAGCAGCATTTGCGGACGATGGCAGGCCTGGTGCGCAGGGACTGACCCTCGCACGAGTGCAGCGATCCCAACAGATCACAGCGGGCTTGGCGTCCGCCCCGAAAGAAAGGCTTGAAAACAATGCTTGCGAAAATGGTCTATCACGTGCCGGTGTTCGGCTGGATGCTCAGGGAAGCGGCGCAGGGCTCCGGCACCGCCAAGGTGCTGTTTCTCGTCAACTGTATGCTGATCTGGCTGCTGGCGATCATTGCCTTCGGTTACCCCGCTATCATCATCCCGGCGCTGGTGCTGGTGCCGACGGTCTTCGTTCTCCTGCTTCTGATCACCACGGGCTAGCGGCCGCCGATCGCATGAGAGCCTGTGGCTGTTGCGAGAAAAACACGCGACATGATCGTGGATTGCGGCCAGTTCGGCGCGCCGGGGCGTGGAATTCGCTGCTCGACACGCACCTGGCGGGCGTGATCATCGAGACCGTACTTTCGGCTCATGCGCATGCATCCGCAACGGACGCCACGGCGAAGCGATAAATTGTCTCCTCTTTGGCGACAGCCGCAGTTGCTCGAGGGGGGGGGCTTGCCATTATGGCTGACAGACATGTCATTGGTCCGGGCGGGCACAACATCGAAGTGGTTTGCCACGAACCCGAGGCAAAACACTTCCATCGAGGGGACACTCAGGGCCGGCTCTACCCACTTGCGGCGCCCTTCATGTCAAACGCTGCATGTCTGCTTCCAGACCCAAAAGCCGACAACGGATCAACGCCCTGACTTTTCCTCGGCGATTTCACCATCCAGCGTGATCAGATGACTTTCGCAGACCGCTTTTACCAGCCCGTGAAGAACCTGCGTACGCTCAATCAGGAAAGAAAGCGCCTCTTCGCTTATCTGGTAATGCTTGGAGTACCGCGCCTTCACATAGGCCTCATTGATTGTATTTGAACCAGGCCGAATAGCGCTGCCGGTCTTGTGGCCAGGCGTCTGCGAGCCGCCGGTCCAGATCTTCGGCAAAACCGCGCAGGGACCGCAGGTTGTGCGTCGGTGGACCGTAGTTTTTCAGCACGAGAAGCACAGTTGAGTAGGCATGCTCGATCGCTTGATGGAGCTGGAACGCAGCGAGGGCGACGTCGCCTTCGGATATGCAAAACCGCGCAACCTTGAGGAAGCCTATGGCATGCGGAAGTCGGCTTTCATAATGTTCGCGTGCGATCTTGAACTGCTGTTCAAGGCTGATCGGCCTCGGTTCCACCAGCGGCTCACTATCGAGCTCGTAAAGCACAATGCCTTGCTGGCGAATGTCGCAGAAGAAGTCCTTTCCGCGCCTGAGCTCCTCGTTCACCTCACGGCGAGAATGCACGACGAAGGACACCTGCATGCCCTTCAGGATGCGGTCGTTCAGAAGCCGGTCAGCAGCGTTGTTCCAGTATGCGGTGAAATCCGTCAGCTTTCGATTGTTGACGATCACCAGCAGGTCGTAATCGGAGCGATAGCCTTTGCCAATGTGCTCCTCATCAACCCAATCGCCGCGCGCATGACTGCCAAAGAGAATGACCTTGAGGATCCGCCCCTTTTTCTTGAACTCCGCCGTGCCCTCCCTCAACGCATCCTCGAACTCTTCGCGCAGGATTCCGACCGCACGCGCGAGTTCCCGCCTCTTGGCATCAGGCAAGTGATCGAGGCTGGATTTCATCATTGTCGGAAAGAACTTTCGCTTCGCGGGCGATGGGCCCACCCGATTTTAGCCGGTCAAACGTAGTGCGCAACCCAGACGGGTCGAGTTCCCGCCGTCATCAACAAACAGTCAGTCCTTCGCGTGGGGATCCGTCGGTCAAGTTGGTGATAACTTGCCCAAAAGTGCCGGCGAATTCAACGAAGCAACCGTAATGATTTCTTCGCATTAGCTTCACAATCGGCGGTCAGCACTTGACATGGACGAATTTTGCACCGTCGCTCGCAATCGACCCACCAACTCAAAACCCTGCTCAGTACTGGTGTAACTGAGCAGGGTCACCGTCGTCAGCCGCCGAAGCCGAAACCGACTGGCATATCTTCAAGGGCAATGCCAAAAGGCTCAAGGCTCTTGACGATCCATGTCTGATTGTTGCCGATGCGGCGGTTGTACTCTGCCCAGGCAGACACAAAGGACTTGAAGGTCTCGTCGGAACCGTAGTTAAGCGCGATGACCGAGGGCGTGGCCAGAACCGGGGTTGGCACCTTGACGCTTCCAACTGCCGGGGCCTTCTTTGAAATCACAAGGCCATTCAGCATCGTATTGACGAGACCGTCGGCTTTGCCCGTCGTCACTGCGACGATCGCCTCGTCACGCGTCTTGAAGCGAAGGATGTTTGCCTTCGGCAGATACTGTTGCGTAATCAAGTCCTGAGCCGAACCGAGGTCGACGGCGAAGGTGTATTTCGGATCGTTCAGTTCGCTCCAGGTCTTGTTATTGACTTCATCCTTGGACGACACGACCACAAAGCTGTTGTAGTAGGTCGGATCGGAGAACGACACGGACATCGCCCTCACAGGGGTTGCGGTGACTGCAAAAGCCATATCGACCTTGCCGCTTTGCACATCGAGGATTGCATTCGACCAACTCGACTCGACCACTTCAAGCTTCACATCAAGCGTTCTGGCGATGTCGGTGGCCATATCAATGACAAATCCTTGCCACTCTCCTGTGCGCGGATCCTTGTTGAAATAGGGAACTTCATTGAGGATCGCGGGGATACGAAGAGCACCACGCGCCCTTATATCCTCGATCGTACCAGCAGACGCCGTCGTTCCCAGCAATGACAGGGCGACGGCGGCGCAACTACAGATTTTCGCAATAACATTCATTCTCGGTTCTCCATATTCCCCTGTTTGATTTTATCAGTCATGCGCCTTCTTTGGTCCTTGCGACCGCGAGCAGGTTACCGCGCAGTCAGCCGGGAACAATGCTAGAGAATCGACCACGCTTATCCCATTTTTTGTAGGTTGCCGGTTTACGGCGCTGCAGGAGTGAGTTCGCCGCTGCGCGGAGGATCCAGGACGGGGCCGACCAGCTCTGACTGACATTCCTCAAAAAGCTGCTGTACCGCCGGATGCTTTTGCAGAAAGCCTGCACTACCGAAGTACACGCGGACCTCCGGCAGGTTTGCCAGCTTCGTGCTGACGATGGTTTTGTCTTCCGGCAGGACGCACCAGGACGGGATGATTGAAAAGCCCATACCCTCCTCGACGCAGCGTTTCACGCTGGAACTTCCCGAGGTAGAGATCACGGGCTGGACGACGGCTCCATCGCGACCGAGGAAGTCGACCGCAAGATTGCGCAAAGTCTGACCCGGCTCATAGGTGATGAACGGCCGATCCTTCGCCCATAACGGGATGTCCTTCTGCTCCGGTGGCGCTCCCCATTGACAAGGATAGACAAGGCTGAGGTGATAGCTGCCCAACAGTCGCTGCGGCACGACCGGGTCACCGAAGTACCGCTCCGAAATACACACATCCAGGCTTCCGTTCTTGACAAGCTCCGCCAAGACCGTATCGCGTTCATAGACTGCGAACTCCATGTCTGGAAAACTCTCGCGAAATTTCGAAAGCACCTTTGGAAAAAGGTAGAAGAAAATTGCTTGCGGCATTCCCACACGCAGCGATGACCGTTGGCTCTCGATCAGCTTGCTCAGCCGCTCCAGCATGATGTCCAGCTCGGGATGCAGCAGGTTGTACAGTGCGCGCCCCCTCGGGGTCAGCGTGATCCGCTTAGCACCCTGCTCGGAATCTATGAGCTTTCCGTTGAGCAATTGCTCCAACCGTCGAACATGGTTCGAGGCCGACTGATAGCTCAAGTTAAGCTCCCGCGCCGCACCGGAATATGACCCGTATCTGGCGACCTGGTAGAACGTCTGGATGAGCGTGAGGCTGATTTTGGCCATAACTGTATTCCCCCGCCCTGAGGATTAAGGGGCCCTTCGTTAGTAGCCGATACAAATTTCGTGAACAAGCAACGGCGTCTTCTTGTATCGACGCCAGCCGCCGGCAGCCCGCAACATAGGGCGAGTTAGAAACAGTGCCGGTTCAACAACGATGCCATTTGCACAGCCATCTTCCGTCGTCATAGCCGGTTCCGGAATCGTCGGTGCGGCGGCGGCCTATTTTCTTGCGCGCCGCGGAGTGAGGGTCGACCTGTTCGATGCGGATGTTCCGGCATCGCAGGCCACGGGAGCAGCCGACGGTGCGGTTTCCGTGGCGAGCAAACGCCCCGGTCCGATGATGGAGGCGGCGCTTTGCGGCATCGCGCTCTATCGCCAGCTGGCGCGAGACGGTCTGTTTGCAGATTGCTTCAAAAGCCGATCGACCTTCATCGTCGCAACCTCCAAGGCGGAGTGCGATGTCCTTGAAGCCCACTCGAAGGCACTTGCAGGTGCTGGCGTGCGGACGGCGACACTTGCCCCGCAGGCTGCCCGCAATCGATTTCCCGTACTGTCGCCGGACGCGTTGATGATCGTCGAGGTGCATGATGAGGGTCACGCGATCGGCTATCAAATCGTGCACCGCTTCCTCACAGCTGCCGGTGTCGTTGTTCACCGAGGCCACGCTGTTGAGAGCCTGCTTCTTGCGAGTGACGGCAGCCGTGTCGAGGGTGTCGCCACGGCGAAAGGCGACGTCAGAGCCGACGCAGTGGTCGTTGCAGCTGGCACCGGATCGGCCCGATTGCTCGGTATTGAACACGCCCTTATCCCACGCAAGGGTCAGCTTCTCATCACCGAAAGGGCGCGCGCACTGAACGCGGCCATGCCCGGGGCGATCATGTCAGGGCGATATCTGCTCAGCAAGGGCAGCCAAAATGCGCCACAAGCCAAACTCCCGAAGGGACTGGGGCTTGTCATCGACCCCCTGCAAACGGGGCAGTTCCTGATTGGAGGAACACGCGAAGATCATGGGGACCGCCGCAACAATGACATCGACGCGGTATCGCGGATCTTGCGAGATGCCGTCGCCCTTGTGCCGGGCCTTGCCGATGTGAGGCTTCTGCGCAGCTTTGCCGGAGTCCGCACGGCGGTGATCGATGGGCTGCCACTGGTCGGGCGATTACCGCATCTCATAAATGCCTATGTCGCGACCGGCTTCGAGGGCGACGGCATTTGCCTCGGGCCGATCACCGGAAAGGCAATTTCGCAGATGGTCTGCGGGGAGACGCCGGATATGTCGCTTGCGGCATTCGACCCTGCACGGTTCGGGAAAAGTGAGACCGTCGCATGGGCGTGAATGACATGAACGGTCCCAAAACGTTGCGCTGGATCTCGCAGGATATCCCGTTTCGCCAAGGTGAAAGCGTCGCGGCAGCACTGGAGGCAGCCGGGATCACGAGCTTCGGCCGCGACGCCGTTGACCGCGAAACCCGATATTTTTGCGGCATCGGTGCCTGCCAATGTTGCCTCGTCAGCATCAATGGCGTCGCTACGGAAGCCTGCCTTACCCCGGCATGGGATGGGATGGTGATTGTTGGATTGGAGGCGGACCTTGACTGATCTGGACATCATCGTTGTTGGAGGCGGGGCTGCCGGGATTTCCGCCGCCCTAGAGGCAAGCGGATCTGGCCTCTCAGTCGAGATCATCGAGCAGCGACGGAATGTCGGCGGCGCGATATATCGCCAACCGATCGACGGCGTTGAAGCCGTACCTCAGCCCCGCACGGCACGGGCTCGATGGAAGGCCCTTTTTTCCGCCTATCGACAATCGGGCATTCGACTGCGCCACTCCTGTGTCTTTCTCGGCATCGACAGTGATGGGCTCGTCCTCGTCGAGGATCGCCTTCACGGCGCCGTCGTGCATCTCAAGGCGCGCGCGGTCGTGATCGCAACAGGGGCAATCGAAAAGATACTGCCTCGTCCAGGCTGGGAACTTTCGGGCGTTTCCACCGCCGGCGGGTTGCAAGTCATGATGAAGGAAACAGGACGACCGCCGAACGGCAGAATCCTACTTGCCGGAGGCGGCCCGCTTCTTATCGCAGTCGCCGCGCAAATGGCCAAGTTGGGAAACCCGCCAGTCGCCGTCGTTGAAGCGGGCGATCCCATTCGGCACCCGCTGGTCACCTTTGGCCTGTTTGCTTACCCCAGACTTCTGAGCGAGGCATTTTCCTATCTGTGCGAGATGACGGCAAACCGAACCCCTTGGCTGCGAGGCTGTGTCCTCACAGGGGTTCGGCGATGCGACACGGGCCTGGAGGCGACGCTGCGTGATCGGAGAGGTCAATCACAGACGATCATAGTCGATCGTGTCGGCCTCCACGACGGCGTGAGATCAAACCACTTCGGCCTTCCCGATGTCGCTATGAAGGCGGACGCCCGACCAATCATCATGAGGGCTGGCGACTGCCGGGAAGCGCTCGGTTCGATCGCAGCAGAAGCCGATGGCAGGCGCGTGGGGCGCCAGGTGGTGAACCTATTGTCCGGTAAAACGCGCGCACTCAAGGACGTCGACGCCGCGATCGCACAACAGCGTCGCGCTCAGAGCCTGCTCTCAGCGCTGTTTGCGCCGGTTGACCCCACCTCCCCGCTGGCCACCCTTCCTGACGAGACTATCTTGTGCCGCTGCGAAGGCCGCACGATTGGGGATCTCCGGCTGCTTGCACAACGGAGCGATGGCCTCTCCGGACGTGAAGTGAAACACAACGGCCGATTTTCGATGGGGGTCTGCCAAGGGCGCTTCTGCGCCGCAAATGTTGCCGAAGTGCTGAACCTCATCAGCCCGTCGCAAGCGCCAGCAGCGGCCAACGATCTGACGGGCCAGCGCTGGCCCATCCGCCCAGTATCCATCGGCGCTTTGACGCGCGCCATTTCCCAACACAATTCGAACGACGAACGAGGTTCCAAATGACGTCCCTGCAGAAAATCGCTCCCACCCCAGCTCGCCCGATCATGGTCCGTAATCCTTTCAACGGGCAGATCGTCGGCGAGATTGCGGAGCATTCCGGAGCGGAGGTCGCCGCCACTGTTTTGCGCGCCAAGACGGCGCAGCGCGAATTCCGATACTCCACGCCTGCGGTTCGGCGGGCACTATTGAACGCCCTGGCAGCCGAGATTGCCAAGGACGCAGAGAACCTGGCCCGGATCATTTCATCGGAAATGGGCAAGACGATCCGCGAAGCGCGCAACGAGGTGCGTCGCGCCCAGAACACGTTGAAGCTCTCGGGAGATGCGGCAACATTTCTCGACGGTGAAGCACTGCATTGCGCGATCGTGGAAGGCGGTGTCGATCGTCTTGCCACAATCACATACGAGCCCGTTGGGGTCATCGGCGCCATTACGCCTTTCAACTACCCGCTCAATCTTTTGTGCCACAAGCTCGGGCCGGCCATTGCCGCCGGCAACGCGGTCGTCGCCAAACCTTCGCCAAAGGCTCCGCTGGCCGCTGCCCGCCTCTTCGAACTCACGCAAAAGGCAAACTGGCCACGCGACCTTTTCCAGGTCATCCATGGCGGCGCGGACTGCGCCCTGTCGCTAGTCCATGCTCCGATTGATCTGCTTTCTTTCACGGGGGGCCCGCGCGCCGGTCTCGCGCTCAA encodes the following:
- a CDS encoding 2Fe-2S iron-sulfur cluster-binding protein, which codes for MNGPKTLRWISQDIPFRQGESVAAALEAAGITSFGRDAVDRETRYFCGIGACQCCLVSINGVATEACLTPAWDGMVIVGLEADLD
- a CDS encoding NAD(P)/FAD-dependent oxidoreductase, whose protein sequence is MPFAQPSSVVIAGSGIVGAAAAYFLARRGVRVDLFDADVPASQATGAADGAVSVASKRPGPMMEAALCGIALYRQLARDGLFADCFKSRSTFIVATSKAECDVLEAHSKALAGAGVRTATLAPQAARNRFPVLSPDALMIVEVHDEGHAIGYQIVHRFLTAAGVVVHRGHAVESLLLASDGSRVEGVATAKGDVRADAVVVAAGTGSARLLGIEHALIPRKGQLLITERARALNAAMPGAIMSGRYLLSKGSQNAPQAKLPKGLGLVIDPLQTGQFLIGGTREDHGDRRNNDIDAVSRILRDAVALVPGLADVRLLRSFAGVRTAVIDGLPLVGRLPHLINAYVATGFEGDGICLGPITGKAISQMVCGETPDMSLAAFDPARFGKSETVAWA
- a CDS encoding LysR family transcriptional regulator; its protein translation is MAKISLTLIQTFYQVARYGSYSGAARELNLSYQSASNHVRRLEQLLNGKLIDSEQGAKRITLTPRGRALYNLLHPELDIMLERLSKLIESQRSSLRVGMPQAIFFYLFPKVLSKFRESFPDMEFAVYERDTVLAELVKNGSLDVCISERYFGDPVVPQRLLGSYHLSLVYPCQWGAPPEQKDIPLWAKDRPFITYEPGQTLRNLAVDFLGRDGAVVQPVISTSGSSSVKRCVEEGMGFSIIPSWCVLPEDKTIVSTKLANLPEVRVYFGSAGFLQKHPAVQQLFEECQSELVGPVLDPPRSGELTPAAP
- a CDS encoding FAD-dependent oxidoreductase, with translation MTDLDIIVVGGGAAGISAALEASGSGLSVEIIEQRRNVGGAIYRQPIDGVEAVPQPRTARARWKALFSAYRQSGIRLRHSCVFLGIDSDGLVLVEDRLHGAVVHLKARAVVIATGAIEKILPRPGWELSGVSTAGGLQVMMKETGRPPNGRILLAGGGPLLIAVAAQMAKLGNPPVAVVEAGDPIRHPLVTFGLFAYPRLLSEAFSYLCEMTANRTPWLRGCVLTGVRRCDTGLEATLRDRRGQSQTIIVDRVGLHDGVRSNHFGLPDVAMKADARPIIMRAGDCREALGSIAAEADGRRVGRQVVNLLSGKTRALKDVDAAIAQQRRAQSLLSALFAPVDPTSPLATLPDETILCRCEGRTIGDLRLLAQRSDGLSGREVKHNGRFSMGVCQGRFCAANVAEVLNLISPSQAPAAANDLTGQRWPIRPVSIGALTRAISQHNSNDERGSK
- a CDS encoding transporter substrate-binding domain-containing protein — translated: MNVIAKICSCAAVALSLLGTTASAGTIEDIRARGALRIPAILNEVPYFNKDPRTGEWQGFVIDMATDIARTLDVKLEVVESSWSNAILDVQSGKVDMAFAVTATPVRAMSVSFSDPTYYNSFVVVSSKDEVNNKTWSELNDPKYTFAVDLGSAQDLITQQYLPKANILRFKTRDEAIVAVTTGKADGLVNTMLNGLVISKKAPAVGSVKVPTPVLATPSVIALNYGSDETFKSFVSAWAEYNRRIGNNQTWIVKSLEPFGIALEDMPVGFGFGG
- a CDS encoding Crp/Fnr family transcriptional regulator; this encodes MPDTITFAETTLPPPPTAAFSTTKLSPNRQRLVGEHATLLFQGGRNRQLYRVVDGCVALSQLLDDGRRQITDVLGPGRLFGFTHDGRNIATAETLTFARIETLAASQVEDGDHGPAVAAELKATLHRMQAHATLLGRKTATEKVATALIDLADQFAWRGRAGSAARFSFNLYLSRADLADWLGLTVETVSRCLNRFKRDGLIDFNHPKTVRILDEQHLRTMAGLVRRD